A window of Pararhodobacter sp. genomic DNA:
TGCAACTGCATGAAATCCTGATCCTGTTCTACGCCATCGGCATTGCCTCGGGCGGCGTGGGCATCGTCTATTCGCATGAACTGATGCACCAGAAACCGGTGATCGAGCGTCGGTTGGGCGATCTGCTTCTGGCCAGCACGCTTTACAGCCATTTTCGCTCGGAACATCTGCGCGTGCATCACATGTGGGTCGGCACGCCGCGCGACTCGGTGACGGCGCGCTATAACGAAGGCTTCTGGCGGTTTTTCCTGCGGGTGCTGGTGTCGTGCCCCGGTTCGGCCTGGGCGGCCGAGCGCGCCATGCTGGCCCGGCGCGGCAAAACCATGTGGAGTGCGGCCAACCCCTTCTGGCGCTACGGCGCGCTGCAAGCCGGGTTCCTGATCCTCGCCTGGCTGATCGGCGGCTGGGTCGGCGTCGGCCTGTTCGTGTTTCAGGCCTTCATCGCCGTGCTGCATCTGGAGCTGACCAACTACGTCGAGCATTATGGCCTGACCCGCGAATATCTGGGCGACGGGCGCTATGAACACGTCAAGCCGCACCATAGCTGGAACGCCTCGCACACCGCGTCAAACTGGCTGCTGATCAACCTGCAACGCCACTCGGATCACCATTACAAGCCCGACCGCCGGTTTCCCTTGCTGCAAACCTATGGCACCGATGAGGCCCCGCAATTGCCGCTGGGTTATCCGACGATGGTGGTTGCCGCCGCCATTCCACCCCTGTGGCGACGCATGATGAATCCCCGCGTGCGTGCGTGGCGACGGCGGTTCTATCCGCAGATCACCGATTGGAGCGCGTATAAAGCGGGCACAACACCGATGCCACGCGGCGCGGCCTAGCGACCGTCATCCAGCCAGCCCTTGCGCT
This region includes:
- a CDS encoding alkane 1-monooxygenase, translating into MPTHRLVNALPFWLSLGFLPLIAIGAAWGGWWLILAPLYAFGLMTLLDAITGLNTTNPDTKTPEADLFWYRLITLIWLPLQLLLIFGTIWYVTRTDHLQLHEILILFYAIGIASGGVGIVYSHELMHQKPVIERRLGDLLLASTLYSHFRSEHLRVHHMWVGTPRDSVTARYNEGFWRFFLRVLVSCPGSAWAAERAMLARRGKTMWSAANPFWRYGALQAGFLILAWLIGGWVGVGLFVFQAFIAVLHLELTNYVEHYGLTREYLGDGRYEHVKPHHSWNASHTASNWLLINLQRHSDHHYKPDRRFPLLQTYGTDEAPQLPLGYPTMVVAAAIPPLWRRMMNPRVRAWRRRFYPQITDWSAYKAGTTPMPRGAA